GAATGAATTGCTTCTCTAGTTTTTCATCttgtatgttttttttattttatttctctgttattttagattttctccactgatttatgttttttctgttgatttagtttttatctaatgattttggatttttttatttatttagatttttgaatACTTTTTTCAGATTGAAACTACAACTACTCAAAAAGAGGTGGAGCCAGTGGAGGTAACCAACAAAGTATCTCCAACTACTTTGCTGGAACCTGAGCTTGATGGTGATAAAACTCGTGATATTACTCCCAATCATGTTAAAAAGCAAAAACAAACAACTCTTTGCGACCCTGATCATAGCCTTGTGAGTGGTGACAGGAGAACATCCGGCGTTTGAAAACACTATACTGAATATCTTGATAAATGGGGTAGGAAAATGGCGAAATGTAACTACTGTACTAGTAACTTTGATTCTGAAAGTACGAATGAGACCTCAACGCTATGGAGACATTTAAATGAGGTTTGTTTTAATTCTCCTCTTAAAATTATTGACAGAAATCAATCAAGCATCAAGATAGTTAAAAAAGGAGCACAAGCATATTGTACATGTACTGTAGAAAATGAGCACAAACATTGCTGAATTTGTCATTATTGACGAACAACCTTTTAAAGTTGTTGAAGGGGAAGGTTTTAGGATATTAATGGCAGTTGCTTTGCCTAATTTTCAATTACCTTCTCACTTGACTGTTGCTAGACAATGTTTGAAAATATatcaagaagagaaagaaaagttTAAAAAGCTTATTCATAATCAACGTGTATGTGTTACTAGTGATACGTGGACATAACTTCAAAATGTAACTTATATGGTTGGCACTGCCCATTGGATCGATGATGAGTGGaatctgaaaaagaaaattctcaacATTTTTCAAACATTAGATCATAAGGATGAAACAATTGCTAAGGGGATTTAGACGTGCTTATTtgattgggaaattgataaCATATTCACGGTGACCTTAGATAATGCAACTGCTAATGATTCTGCAATTAAACACTTGAAGAGAAAATTTGAGGATTGAAaatgaggcatcttaggaaatgaGTTCTTACATGTTAGATGTAATGCTCATATTCTAATTTGATCGTGAAAgaaggactcggtgaacaaaatgaGTCTATTTCTCGAGTAAGAAATGCTATCAAATATGTTAAGTCCTCAGCTGGAGGTTTGATTCCTTTAAGTCATTTGTCGAGAAGGTTAAGATTGATACTCATGGTCTTTTGACTTTAGATATTGAGACTAGGTAGAACTCCACATATATGATGCTAGATACATTTGTAAAATTTGAAAGGGCATTTTCAAGAATGTATGATGGTGATCACAAGTACCTCAAGTATTGTTTAGAAACAAATAATGTGGGAGGGCTTCCATCGATAGATGATTGGAAGAATGTTAAAGTTTTCATTAAGTTCCTTGAGATTTTCTATCAgataactttgaaattctcagGAACTTCATATGTTACTTCCAATTCTTTCTTCCATGAGATCTTTAATCTTTAAAAGATAATTTGCAAATATGTTCGTAATGAAGATTCTATTTTGAGTGGCATAGCTAAAAAGATGGAgcttaaatttaataaatactGGGTACTTTTGAAAGTATGAACAAGTTATTAttcattgttgttgttttggatCCTCGATACAAGTTGAAATATGTGGAATATCTGTTTAAAACTCTTATGGTTATTTGGTGGGAGccgaaaaatcaaaaaaggtGATGGATACTTTGAGTCGCTTGTATGATTACTACATTAATTCTTTTTGTGAGACTCATACCGATAAAATTAGTGGTCAAACAAGCTTGAATGATGAAATTGATACCATGCATAGTGACGAAATGTGGCAATCACAATGGGAGAAATATTTGGCAGATAAAGACAATACTGAAAATAAATCAGAACTTGAGAAGTACTTGGTAGATGATTTGGAAAAGACCAAAGAGTTAGATATTTTGGCTTGGTGAAAAGTTTCTTCGGCTAGATATCCAATTATTTCTAGGTTGGCAAGAGAtgttctttttctatttctattgTTGTTTCTAAATCAGCTTTTAGCACCAGTGATCGGATTCTTGAGCACAACCTTGAGCATTGATTAGTTTGGATGTTgcaattgaaattcataatgCAACTGTTTTTCTCTTTGGTTGTTAATTTTCATGTTTTTGCTGCTGCTTCACCTGAAGTACTTTTGGATTATGCTATTgacttttttttgtatttaatcaCACTTTTATGCAAACAATTAAGTGATCTTTCTCTGGTGACAATTGGGTATATGATTCTTTTGTGTTGAATGTTGATCATTCGGAGGACTGTTTAAAGACCTTGTTATTTTTCTTaacttgattaatgaaaaagtaatatatataaTCAACCTTTTATGGGCTAGCCTTCTTAATTTTGTTGTTGTGGAGGTTGTACTACTATGCAGTAGTTGTTATTTTTCTCGTGGTGgaaattttataatttctttcGAGGCTATTTTTGCATATGCTGTTGTGCTGATCCGTGCTTtcaattttctttcaaatagtTTCATCTTGGAGAAAGGTAAAGTAACAAATTTTCTATTGGTCACGGTTGGAATGCTTCAATTACTTAATGCAATAGTGAAAAAAATGATGCTTCTTGAAGGACTTCTTTTTGTTCTAGTGGTTCCTCTTCTGAGATTCGGTATCGAACTTGAACAGTCAAAACAGGCTGccaattctttatttttgaagtcatttccttCGTGGACCATAGGAGTTGAACAATCCACCAACTTATgaatttatgttgatgatattttggccTTTTTAGAGCTTATCATTTTAACTTATATACTTTACAAGAACATGAGACATAGTTCCAGTCAGGACATATTCAAGTTTGTTATTATTGGAATCATATTTGCTTCTCTCTTATAGCTCTAGCTTGGACTTTAGATGGTAACTTATTTAGCTTATATACTTTTCTTCTGTCCTCACTATCTCTGAACGAGTTCaggtatttttaaaaattaatgatagttgttttaaaattttattgatttgcAGTATGAAGGTAGTAAATaagtttgtcaatttttttgtattataaaatatattatttcaaccCGTAAAAAAtgaaccaaatcaataaaaccGACAAAATCGATAAAACTGAAACCAATAGAATTTATACTataatgatttgatttgatttgaatattaaaaaaaatatcttaattaatttgatttaattttaatcAAAAACCGAATCAAATCGGACCATGAACACCCATACACTCAGGAATGTCTTATGCACCTTAAATTCAACCATATGTTTCACACAATGGTGTAAATGCCGCGGCTGATAATTTGTTCATTTTTTCCACACGCGTAATTTTTGTCGGGCACGACATTTTCTACTACTTCCCTCAGTCCAATCATATTTATTCACAATTAATTTTAcataattcttaaaaaaatataaatagaaagataatttcatcatattatttttaaatataatgtattaaaaatataattaaaaaatgattaataattaataataaatagattAAAATTTCACAAACTGAACAAATATCCTTGTACATGGCAAAGATGCATAGAGGAGCACTATTTCAGTCTCTAGTGttgtttctcattttttctttcttgtggAAAAAAGAAGCCACTAGTCTTGTTCCAATGCAGAGACAATAAGCACTCCGCTTACCAATAAATACGTCgtcttatttcttttcttaaaaacCCTCTTTCAGTCTAAGATGTTAACCTCCTGTTTTGGGAGCTGCTTTGGTGGGGGAGATGGTGATGGTCTGCTATGGCACATGGACTTGAACCCACATGCTACCGGTGACTATTCTGTTGCTGTAGTTCAGGCCAATTCCTTGCTTGAAGATCAAGGTCAAGTTTTTACAACCCCTTGTGCTacttatgtgggtgtttatgaTGGTCACGGTGGCCCTCAAGCTTCTCGCTTCATCAACAACAATCTcttccctcaactccaaagTACTATTTCTTCATACTTTATTTTACTACTATGAAAGATTGGGTCTTTTTTTGTTGAGTCTTGTACGACCTTTACTCGTTTCTTGTTTCTTGTCAGTCATATAGGTCTAATGGCAAAAGTATGCTAGTGCAATTTTTCTAATTTGTCAGGTGAAGAATTTCTaacctattattttttttgacttcttgATTGTTGGTTTCTGTTGTGTGTTTAGTTATTATGAAATATCATGAGACTGATCAGAGGAGGCTGGGAGAAAACTAACTTGATCATGTGTGGAGtggaagagaaaaaggaactGAGTTTGTTCAAATTGTAGAgatgtttatttttttgaatttttgaatagATGTTATTAGAGATATTGGAAATTGCTTGCATTGTGTATTTCATTTCCTTGTTATTTCGGTTATTATAGAGCTTGCATTGGAAGAAGGAGGATTGTCTGAGGACGTGATCAGGAAAGCATTTGATGCCATTGAGGAGGGATTCTTGCATTTGGTGAAACAGTCTTGGCTGGATCAACCTCAGATTGCATCTGCGGGGTCTTGTTGTCTATTTGGAGCAATTTCAAAAGATAAATTGTATGTGGCAAATCTTGGGGACTCCAGGGCAGTGCTTGGCAGGAGAGCAGAGACTGGCCAGACGGGTGATTCAGCAGTAGTTGTGGCAGAACGTTTGTCTATAGATCATAATGTTGGGGTTGAGGAGGTAAGGAAGGAGGTAGAGGCACTGCATCCAGATGATTCTCACGTTGTGGTCTACACTCGAGGGGTTTGGAGAATCAAGGGTATAATTCAGGTATCTGTTCAGTGTTCTCAATTGCTCTTTTCTTCTGTCTTTTTAATGCAGTGGACAGTTTTGATTAGTCTTTTAACTCATTCAAGGTTATTAAATTTGTTTACTAGCCTTCATGATATTCTGTTTAAGTTATCTAGAATTAATACATCTTTTTAGACCTGCAGCAGTAATGAATCAGACCTCCAATTGACGAAGACTAATTAGTCCTTTCAGATATGTGGTTTCGTTATGACAAGGCAGTGTCTCAATATGTTAATAGTTTCTATTCAATCTAAAGGACATATGGTGGAAGGGGAAAATGATCAgacttttttcattttcaattcTGACTTCTGTTAAATTTACAATGGACCATCTGTTGTTACCTCTTTGCGGTCTAGATTGCTAAAAAGGCCGCTCAATATATGTTCTGAAAGTAAGAAAGTTATAAAAGCCAGACAACAAAGAAGACTGATGTCTTTTTTTTCGAACTCTGGTTTGTAGTCGCACACAAGTACAAACATTTATATTTATGTAGTTAGGAAAAATTCACCTTTCTGTTACTCGAGCATTTTATAAAGGTGGTCCAAAATCTCTGGGGTTCTCAAATTAGTTGAGGCTTCTGAACAAACCACTTTATATATGCTAATTATGTTTGTGCATTTATAGTTATAGCAAGTTGATCTTACCTTTTAGACGCGTTGTATGTCAAGTCTTTCTTGGGTGCCTCTTATGTATTTTGGCATCATGTATGCATTCATATACTGTTTCTGAGGTTATAGACCGTACCTTAAATTTTGTCCTTTTAGCTTCTAAGACAATCACATTATACCCTTATCAGAAAAACATGTCACTACATATGTTGATTATGTTGATCACTTATAGCAAGTTGATCGTATCCATTAAACGTGTTGTATGTCAAGTTCTTTTGAGGGATACATATGCTTTTATCTTCTACTTTTTAAGATTTTAGACCTCGTGTAAAAGTAATTTCTCTTTTTCAGTCTAGTACAAGACACATCAGAAGATTGATAAGTTTGCACCTATGAATTTCACATCAAGGCAAAAACATTTTGTCGCAGCTGTAGTAACTTTGTTTTATATATGGACACAAAGGAATCCCCTTTCTCCTTTATCACTTCGCTATTAACCACTTAATAGCGATTTTTTGTCTTTTGGTAACTAGATTTTGTAGCA
The sequence above is a segment of the Solanum dulcamara chromosome 11, daSolDulc1.2, whole genome shotgun sequence genome. Coding sequences within it:
- the LOC129872298 gene encoding probable protein phosphatase 2C 78 — encoded protein: MLTSCFGSCFGGGDGDGLLWHMDLNPHATGDYSVAVVQANSLLEDQGQVFTTPCATYVGVYDGHGGPQASRFINNNLFPQLQKLALEEGGLSEDVIRKAFDAIEEGFLHLVKQSWLDQPQIASAGSCCLFGAISKDKLYVANLGDSRAVLGRRAETGQTGDSAVVVAERLSIDHNVGVEEVRKEVEALHPDDSHVVVYTRGVWRIKGIIQVSRSIGDVYLKKPEFSRDPLFIQYGYPIPLKRAVMSAEPSILIRKIRPEDLFLIFASDGLWDQLSDEEAVDIVLKNPRTGIAKRLVRAALEGAAEKKEMRYEDIKRLEKGERRHIHDDITVIVIYLDRPERSTNSGLNIVKGTNVPLDIYSLNSGHQGENTSSVSP